In a single window of the Pyrococcus sp. NA2 genome:
- a CDS encoding sugar phosphate nucleotidyltransferase: MKALIMAGGYATRLWPITKDNPKALLPLGNKTILEYILEKVKELDVDVYISTNRYFADKFKGFEVELIVEDTVHEEEKLGTIAALKNAYEVLGEDDYLVIAGDNVFSFSLRDFVERYNGKTLIAVYDVGDFELAKRYGVVVLEGNKVVDFEEKPAKPKTTLISTGVYLFPKRVMDLLDDYLKEGNKDSPGYFLQWLLKRGEEIVAYRFDDYWYDIGSADSYLEAMKTLLKESHIEEIQISPYAKIIPPVVIKRGTKILGRSIIGPYAYIGEECVIENSDISDSIIFPRTVIRNSTIWRSIIDEKCEIRNLELRKSLVGGHAKIQRGE, translated from the coding sequence ATGAAAGCCCTAATAATGGCCGGTGGTTACGCGACGAGGCTCTGGCCGATAACCAAGGACAACCCAAAGGCGTTGTTACCCCTTGGGAACAAGACGATACTCGAGTACATACTTGAGAAGGTTAAGGAGCTCGACGTTGATGTGTACATCTCAACTAACAGATACTTCGCAGATAAGTTCAAGGGGTTTGAGGTTGAGCTCATAGTTGAAGATACTGTTCATGAAGAGGAGAAGCTCGGAACCATAGCGGCCTTGAAGAACGCCTATGAAGTCCTTGGGGAGGACGATTACCTGGTAATAGCCGGAGACAACGTGTTCTCCTTCTCGTTGAGGGATTTCGTTGAGAGATACAATGGGAAGACGCTCATAGCGGTTTACGATGTTGGGGATTTTGAGCTGGCGAAGAGGTACGGCGTAGTCGTCCTGGAGGGGAATAAAGTTGTGGACTTCGAGGAGAAGCCAGCCAAGCCGAAGACTACACTAATAAGCACTGGAGTTTACCTCTTCCCTAAGAGGGTCATGGATCTCCTCGATGATTACCTGAAAGAGGGAAATAAGGATTCTCCAGGCTACTTCCTCCAGTGGCTACTCAAAAGGGGGGAGGAGATAGTAGCTTACAGGTTCGATGACTACTGGTACGATATAGGATCTGCCGATAGTTACCTCGAGGCGATGAAGACGCTCCTGAAGGAGAGCCATATAGAGGAGATACAGATAAGCCCCTACGCGAAGATAATCCCTCCAGTTGTGATCAAGAGGGGGACTAAGATACTGGGAAGGTCGATAATAGGGCCCTACGCCTACATCGGCGAGGAGTGCGTGATAGAGAACTCCGACATAAGCGATTCCATAATATTTCCGAGGACAGTTATAAGGAACTCGACGATATGGAGGTCGATAATAGATGAGAAGTGCGAGATAAGGAACCTCGAGCTTAGGAAGAGCCTGGTTGGAGGACATGCAAAGATACAGAGGGGAGAATAA
- a CDS encoding glycosyltransferase family 2 protein, with protein sequence MNMRISIIISTLYKRPKELKECLESIIRQTVKPMEVIIINSSSNDSWESVKSEFENIFNKMRSVGIVVKHITLPNASLPHARNTGAKLGKGEILLFLDDDVILERDYIENLIKVYEEYPNAMGVQGFITNRINPNNPLIRFSFLKFLWWLLHRGYYEVNGHKQLPSLFEILPYKLTRVIKRESFSGTNMSYRRKVFEILEFDERLKRYATGEDKDFSYRVHKLFPGSLYQTPHAKLIHKEAPGGRLPSKQFETMKQVYHLYLFYKLFEQNTKNKTIYILGRIGDILLHSILFVTSGFKKEKALKLIYMIEAMWLALSNRNRIKKGDINFWWEKVS encoded by the coding sequence ATGAATATGAGGATATCAATAATAATTTCTACTCTATACAAACGTCCCAAGGAACTTAAAGAGTGCCTCGAGTCTATAATTAGGCAGACAGTTAAACCTATGGAAGTGATTATCATAAACTCAAGCTCTAATGATTCATGGGAGAGCGTAAAAAGTGAATTTGAGAACATATTTAATAAAATGCGAAGTGTTGGAATAGTAGTAAAGCATATCACCCTTCCCAATGCTAGTTTACCCCATGCTAGAAACACAGGAGCAAAACTAGGAAAGGGAGAGATACTTCTTTTTCTTGATGATGATGTTATTCTTGAGAGAGATTACATAGAGAACCTCATTAAAGTATATGAAGAATATCCAAACGCCATGGGTGTTCAGGGTTTTATAACTAACAGGATAAATCCAAACAATCCACTTATTAGGTTTAGTTTTCTGAAGTTTCTCTGGTGGCTCCTCCACCGTGGTTACTATGAAGTCAATGGTCATAAACAACTTCCCTCCTTATTCGAGATTCTTCCATACAAACTTACTAGAGTTATAAAGCGTGAAAGCTTCAGTGGAACAAACATGTCTTATCGGAGAAAAGTCTTTGAAATCCTTGAATTTGATGAACGTCTCAAAAGGTACGCCACAGGTGAAGACAAAGACTTTTCATACCGGGTTCATAAGCTCTTTCCGGGTTCGCTTTACCAGACTCCTCACGCCAAATTAATACACAAAGAAGCCCCTGGAGGAAGATTACCTTCAAAGCAATTCGAAACCATGAAGCAGGTTTACCACCTTTACCTCTTCTACAAGCTCTTCGAGCAGAACACTAAAAATAAGACCATTTACATTCTTGGCAGGATCGGAGATATCTTGCTCCACTCCATACTCTTTGTAACTTCCGGCTTCAAGAAGGAGAAAGCTCTCAAACTAATTTACATGATTGAAGCCATGTGGCTTGCTCTTTCAAATCGAAACAGGATTAAGAAGGGGGATATAAACTTCTGGTGGGAGAAGGTGAGTTAA
- a CDS encoding alkaline phosphatase family protein, whose amino-acid sequence MRRIIILGIDGLEYNLVEEWNLQHIKQTAHSKTDLSGFKVIVTPPIWAAMLTGRKIPEIEEPFIKREKMIAKESNISKVKPPWYVRLGAKILPLSIRKRIGDIIAPNPFEKTYDYLLKTKKYKTIFDYFDKTWTNGVPSYGRNVSTPEIKAAMTEAIRGNLKPLVEYAMKTYKHDKKALFKALNGDYELIFWYTPFLDEISHFLIKKKLKLMDIYFNLNKFVKKISERLNEKDVLYIISDHGMEPIPDDPRGGDHSDHGFFSSNTGELIKKPQDLFKLVVSKSPKIKF is encoded by the coding sequence ATGAGAAGAATCATTATATTGGGAATAGATGGACTGGAATATAATCTAGTGGAAGAATGGAACCTACAGCACATTAAACAGACCGCACATTCAAAAACTGACCTTTCCGGTTTTAAAGTGATAGTAACACCACCAATATGGGCTGCAATGCTCACCGGAAGAAAAATACCTGAGATTGAAGAACCATTTATAAAGAGAGAGAAGATGATAGCAAAAGAAAGCAATATATCAAAAGTTAAGCCACCTTGGTATGTAAGGCTTGGAGCCAAAATTCTTCCCCTGTCAATACGAAAGAGAATTGGAGACATCATAGCTCCAAATCCATTTGAAAAGACTTATGATTATCTCCTTAAAACAAAAAAATACAAAACTATCTTTGATTACTTTGATAAGACTTGGACTAACGGTGTTCCTTCCTATGGAAGAAATGTCTCAACACCTGAAATAAAGGCAGCGATGACTGAAGCCATTAGGGGGAACCTGAAACCTCTTGTAGAATACGCAATGAAAACATATAAACATGATAAGAAAGCTCTATTCAAAGCACTTAATGGGGATTATGAGTTGATATTCTGGTATACTCCATTCCTTGATGAGATATCTCACTTTTTGATAAAGAAAAAATTAAAACTTATGGATATTTACTTTAATTTAAATAAATTTGTTAAAAAAATCTCAGAGAGGCTTAATGAAAAAGATGTGCTCTACATTATCTCCGACCATGGAATGGAGCCAATTCCTGACGATCCTAGGGGAGGCGATCATTCCGATCATGGCTTCTTTAGCAGTAACACTGGTGAACTTATCAAGAAACCTCAGGATTTATTTAAATTAGTTGTTAGCAAATCCCCAAAGATTAAATTTTAG